Sequence from the Guyparkeria hydrothermalis genome:
TTGTCGCGGAACAGCTTGGCCTCGCTCTGCTTGAGCTGCTCCTCGAGAAAGCGCGTCTGGCCCTCGAGCTGGGCGAGGCGTTCGCGCAGCTGCTTGTTGTCCGCCTCGATGTCCGCCTGGCGTCGCTCCTCCCCCTGCTGGAATGACTGCACCTGCTGGCGGATGCGCGTGATCCGTTCACGCACGGCGAGCTTGAGCCCGTCGAGGTCGTCGGCCGATTCCACCTCGGCGTCGATGCTGTCGACCTGCTGGCGCAGCGTGTCGTCGAGCCTGAGGCGCGCGTCGCGTTGCTCGACGAGATCGTCGCTCTGCAGCTGGGTGTGCTGGTCGATGTCGGCCAGCGCTTCGGTGACCTGCTCGATGAACCGGGTGAGTTCGGACTTCTCCTTCTCGATCGCCTGACGCATGTCGTTGATCAGCGTCGCGGCGCGGTCGATCAGGATGCTGGGCAGGGTGCGGTCGTCGGGGTCGTCAATCGCCGAGATCAGGCGGGCGCGACGGCCCTCGAGCGAGTCGACGAAGGCGATCCGATCGAGCAGCAGCGGCAGGACTTCCCGTACGTGCGAGGCCGAGCCGTTGTGCGTGCCGTGACTGGCCGGCGCGGCGGTGTCCTCCGGCTGGCTCTTCGCTTCCTGCTCGCGGATGCGCCGCGCCAGGTCCTCGACCTCGGTCTTCAGCCGGCCGACCTCGAAGGCGTGATCGTCCTGCTTGCGCGCCTTGTCGCGGATGCGGCTGGCGGCATCGGCCAGGCCGGGGTAGGCCTTGTCGACCGCGAACAGCACCCGCGACAGGGTCAGCTTGAGCAGCCCGCCCAGCTCCTGGTCGTGCTCCTCCAGCCGGCCGAGCTCCCCCAGCAGCTGTTCGTAGCGTTCGCGGTAGTCCTCGCCTTCCGTTGACGGGGTCGGTTCCTCGGCCATCAGCCTGATCTCCTTTCAGCGGTTGCCGCCGATGCGACAACCTGGCCCTAGTGCGGATCGATCCGGGACGTATCGCCCGGTTGCGCGCCGAGTCGATCCCTGGGCGCGCGGGATGTCGATGGTAGCGCGATGCTCATCGCGACGGGAATATGATCCGACCCGCCCACCGGCCGGGCCTCCGTGCCGCGGATGTCGAGGCCCTGACTGACGGCGATGTGATCGATTGCCCGCTGCGGCCGCCAGCGTGGATACGTCATCGGCGGCCGGGTCGGCAGCTTTAGGCCGTTCTCGATACACCACTGCTGCATGCCCGGGTCATTCGGCTCGCAGTTGAAGTCGGCCATCACCACCACGTAGCCGGGCACTTCGCAGAGCACGCCGAGCTGATCGAACTGCATCTCGCGGGCGCGCCGGCTCAGGGCCAGATGGGTGTCGATCACCCGCAGCGGGTGCCCGTCCCAGAGAAAGTCGGCCACCAGCGCGCCGCGCCCCGGCATCCGGCCGGGGAGTGGGCACTGGTCGACCTGGATCGGCTCGATCCGGCTGATCAGGCCGAGCGCGTGCTTGCCGAACTGGCCCAGGTCGCGATTGACGCGCACCGCCCAGTGCGGCAGCTCGGCCAAGTCGGCGAGATGCTCGGCTTGGTTGAGAAAGCGGCTGCGAATCGAACCGGCGTCGGCTTCCTGCAGCCCGATGATGTCGAAGTGCGCCAGGGCCGGGCCGATGGCGGCGAGGCTGTGGTCGCGGTCGGCGCTGGGGAACAGGTGCTTCCAGCCGCCGGTCAGGTAGTCGCGGTAGCGATGGGTGGCGATGCCGACCTGGATGTTGTGCGACAGCAGACGCAGCGGCTGGTGGCCGCGCACCGCGGTGAAGTCGTGGGGGCCGTCGGTCGGACGGCTGGTCTCCAGGCAACGGCGGCTGGCGGGCCGGCGCCTCATCCGCCCACCAGTGTCTCGCCCAGGCGTCGGGTCAACTGCTCGTTCTCGCGGTAGTCGACTGGCACGTCGATCACGCAGACGGCATTGCTTGCCATCGCCTCCTTGAGGATCGGCAGCAGGCCGTCACCGGACTCGACCCGGTAACCCTTGGCGCCAAAGCTCTCGGCGAGCTGGACGAAGTCCGGGTTGCCGAAGTGCACGCCGGTGCTGCGACCGAAGCCACGCCGCTGCTTCATGTCGATCAGGCCGTAGCCGCCGTCGTTCCAGATCAGGACAATGATCGGCGTGTTGCAGCGCACCGCGGTCTCCAGCTCCTGCACGTTCATCAGGAAGCCGGCATCGCCGGTGGCGGCGACGATGTGCTGGTCCGGGTAGAGCAGCTTGGCGGCGATCGCGCCGGGCAGGGCGATGCCCATGCTGGCGAAGCCGTTGGAGATGATGCAGCTGTTGGGCCGCTCGGAACGGTACATGCGCGCCAGCCACATCTTGTGGGCGCCGACGTCGGAGATGACGATGTCGCGGCTGGAGAGCGCCGTACGCAGGTCCCAGATCAGCTTCTGCGGCTTGATCGGCAGGCAGTCGTCGTCGGCGTGCCGGTTCATGTCCTCGATCAGCGCCTCGCGCAGATCGCGGAATGCCGGGCCCTCGTGCGGGGTGGTCAGCTCGCCGAGGCGGTTCATGGCGGTGTTGATGTCGCCGACGATGCTGGTGGCGACGGGATAGTGCGCGTCGACCTCGGCCGCCTCGGTATCGACGTGGATGATCTGCCGGTCGCGGGTGGGGTGCCACAGCTGGGGGTGGTACTCGACCAGGTCGTAGCCGATGCAGACGATCACGTCGGCCTGATCGAAGCCGACGTTGACGTAGTCCTTCGACTGCAGGCCCACCGAGCCCAGTGCCATGGGGTGGCGGAACGGGATCACGCCCTTGGCCATGAAGGTGTTGGCCACCGGCACATTGAGCCGCTCGGCCAGATTCGCCAGCGCGTCGCTGGCCTCGGCGCGGACCACGCCGTGGCCGGCGAGGATGATCGGGTGGCGTGCCTCGCTGAGCAGGCGCGCTGCCTGTTCGAGGGACGCCTCGCGCGGTTCGCTCGCCCCGTTTGCGGTCACCGGTAGCGGGTCGGCGTAGCCGGATTCCACCGGCATGGCGGCGACGTCCTCGGGCAGTTCGATGAAGCTGGCCCCGCCCTTGCCGGCCTCGGCGAACTTGGCCGCTCGGCGCACCGTCTCGGGGATTGCCGACGGGGTGACCACGCGCGAGGCGTAGCGGGTGATCGGCTCGAACATCCGCACCAGGTCGAGTACCTGGTGAGATTCCTTGTGCAGCCGGTCGATACCGGCCTGCCCGGCGATCGCGATCAGCGGGGCGTGGTCCATGTTGGCGTCGGCCACGCCGGTGACCAGATTGGTCGCACCGGGCCCGAGGGTGGAGAAGCACACGCCCGGCTTGCCGGTCAGCCGGCCGACGATGTCGGCCATGAAGGCCGCCCCCTGCTCGTGACGAGTGACCACCAGCTCGATCGGCGACTCGTTGAGCGCGTCGACGAAGTCGAGGTTCTCCTCGCCCGGGATGCCGAAGACGTACTGGACGCCCTCGTTCTCCAGGCAGCGCAACAGCAGCTGGGCGCCGGTATGGCTCACGGCGATCAGTCGCGCTGGTCGCGGATCTGTTCGATCAGCGAGTCGACCACCTGCAGCATCTCGGCGTTGCCGCCTGCCAACCGGCCGGTGACGAGGTAGCGGCCGTCGACCAGCAGGGCCGGCACGCCGCGCACGCCTGCGGCGTGGGCGATCTGGCCGGTCTTGCGGATCTCGTTCTGTACCGAGAAGCCCTGGTAGGCGTCGCGGAAGGCCTGCTCGTCGACGCCGAGGTCGGCGTAGAAGCCCGCGATTGCGTCGAGGTCGCGCAAGCGCTTGCCGTCCTCGTGGATCGCCAGGAACACCTCGCGGTGCGTGTCCTCGACCGCGTCGAGCAGGTCGGCGGCGTAGTAGGCGCGGGTCATCGGCAACCAGTGCTCGCCGAGGGCCAGCGCGCGGCGCTCGAAGACCACGTCATCCTCGATGCGCTCCAGCCAGGGCTCGAGTTCGGCCTCGAGGTGGTAGCAGTGCGGGCAGCCGTACCAGAAGAACTCCTGGACCAGGATCTTGCCTTCCGGCGAGGACACATCGGTCTGCACCTCGCGGTAGCCCTTGTCGTCGGCGGCCAGCGCCGGGGCGGTAACGGCCACGAGGCCGATGGTCAGGAGTGCGAGCAGTCCGCGCTGGAGCTGCTGGAGTCGAGAGGCGACGGTCCGGAAAAGGGTCATGTTGGAGAATCCCCGGTATTCAGTAATGGTCGGTCGGGGCGAACACACCCCGGAACGAAGTATGGGGCAGGCCCGCTGCCCTTGCAGCCGGCTGCCCCATGCGTGGTCATGCGGTCTGGATGGATCAGAGCTCGCCGTAGGAGTGCAGCCCCGAGAGGAACATGTTCACCCCGAGGAAGGCGAAACTGGTGATGAACAGACCGCCGATGCTCCACCAGGCCATGACCGGGCCACGCCAGCCCTTGGTCAGGCGCATGTGCAGCCAGGCCGCGTAGTTCAGCCAGACGATCAGCGCCCAGGTCTCCTTCGGGTCCCAGCTCCAGTAGCCGCCCCAGGCCTCGGCGGCCCACATGGCGCCGAGGATGGTGGCGATGGTGAAGAAGGCGAAACCCAGCGCGATCGCCTTGTACTGGATGTCGTCCATCACCTTGAGCGACGGCAGGCGGTCGTTAGGGCCGTCGCCGCCCATCTTCTGCTTGATCAGGTAGGCGATGCCGACCATCGCGGCGATGGCGAAGGTGCCGTAGCCGATGAAGTTGGCCGGTACGTGGATCTTCATCCACCAGCTGTTCAGTGCCGGAACCAGCGGCGCGATCACTTCGGCGTCACGCGTGAACTGGTACCACATCAAAAAGCCCAGGGCGACGCCGACGATCGTCATCACAAAACCGCCGAGGCTGCGACTGTTGTAGCGCTTCTCGTAGAACAGGTACAGCAGCGCGGTGACCACGGCGAAGACGATGAACACCTCGTAGAGGTTGCTTACCGGGATATGGCCGTAGTCGAGGTTGATCAGGTAGGACTCGCGCCAGCGGGAGAAGAAGCCGATGAAGGCCATCGCCACGCCGCTCCAGACCAGGGCGCTGCCGACCTTCAGACCGTACTCGGAGCGCACCGCCAGGCTGATGAAGTAAGTCGGGATCGAGAGGAAGAACAGCGCGACCATCCACATGGTGGCGGCCTGGCTGGAGAGCAGGAACTTGAACAGGAAGCTCGATTCCTGGAACTGCGCCAGCGCTTCGCGTCCCACCGCGCCGTCGGCGCCGAGGATGTTGTACTGCCACAGCGCGTAGAGCGATACGACGGCCACCACGCCGGTCAGCCAGCGAGTCGCCGGCCAGATCCAGCCAAGGAAGCCGAGGCCGAGTGCGGCGCCGAACAGCGTGCCGGTGGCGTAGTAGTCAAGCGACGCGCTGTACTGGCTGTAGCCGATGCCGGCCGCCAACAGCATGGCGAGTGCCCACAGCACGTCGATCACGCCGACGCGCCGGCGGGCCGGCAACTCGCTGGCGGGCTCAAACCCGCCGAGCATTTGTTCGTTGGGGACGGACATAGTCGGTTCTCCTGCGCGGATTGTCCTGTCCTCAGCCTTTCTCGGGGCTCGAGGACATATGGTTCGCGACATTTGACCCGGTCTGTCGCTGAAGTTCATCGCTGAACTGGGCGAAGGCCTGGTCGAAGTCGATGTTTTTGCGGGCGTCCGTGCCGGCGACGACCACTCGGTGGCCGCCGGGTTGATCATCTTGATCCAGCGAGGTCGGTTTGATCAACACCCACAACCGGCGGTAGTGAATGTAGAACAGCATGAAGATGCCGGCCACGAGCATCAGCGAGCCGAGATAGACCCAGAACATGCCCGGCGCCCGGGTGATCTCCAGGCCGGTCGACTGGATGTGGTTGAAGGTCTTCGGTGCCAGGTAGATCGGCGAGCCGTAGTTGGGAATCACCGTGATCACGTCGAGCGCATCCTCGAAGAACGCGGCGTCCTCCTCGGTGAAATCCTTGACGCCCTGCTCGTCGAGCACCTCCATGTAGGTCCGCATCAAGACCGACTGCACCACCCGGAACGAGGCGTTGCGTGCCTGCTCGGCCTGCTCGCCCTCGAGACCGCGTTCGGCCAGCGACTGGTCGACACGCTCGCCCAGGGCCGAGAAGCCGTCGTTGACGAAGGTCTTGACCAGGTCGGCGATCGAGCGGGCCGCGGCGCTCTGCATCTGACTGTCGCCCTGCTCCTCGCCCTGGGTGGTCTGGCCGATCAGGTCCGCGGCGATGTTCGCCACCGCCTCCTGGTCCTTGAGCCGAGCGTAGAACGCCATGAAGGTCTCGAGCGAGTTGTCTCGGTCGGCCGGGATGAACAGGAACTGCTGCTGGCCGCCGACCTCCTTGGTCACGCCGCTGAGGAAGTACTTGGTGCCGTCGAAGTCGACCGGCTGGAAGTAGTTCTCGTATTCGACCGCCTGACCGGAAGCATCCCGCAGACGGAAGGTGACCGAGGGCCCGAAGTTGGTGTTCTCGGTCTTGCCGTCAGGGCCCTTGGTCGGATTGACGTTGAACAGCGAGAAGTCGCGGAATTCCAGCGTGTACTTCTGGTCGTTGAACTGGAAGGTCGTGTCGTCGTTGACCTTGCCCTCGCGTTCCTGACGGGTGCCGATGTCGCCGGCCAGCTGCCAGGCATCGAAGGTCAGCTCAGTGCCGCCGTCGCCGAAGCTCGACTGGAAGATGTTGTAGCCCTGGTAGCGCAGCGGATGGTTGACGCGGATGGTCTCGGAGGTCGACTCGCCGGTCTCCTTGTCCGTCAGCGTGAGCTTGGAGTTGAAGGACTTGGGCATGCCGGTGTCGTAGAACTCGACGAAGAAGTCCTCGACCTCGATCTTGAACGGCAGGTTCTGCACCACGTAGCCGTCCTTCAGGCCGATGAAGGCCACGTCGCCCCACTTGCCCTCGGGGATGTTCACCGAGCCACGGAAGCCGGCCAGCGAGCCCGGCGGCAGGTGGGATTCCTCCGGCACCTTGCTGACTGGCAGGTCGCGGGTCTCGACCTCGACCACGCCCAGCATGTTGAGCGTCTTGAGGTACATCTTGCTGTCGACCAGGCCGCCGACCAGGATCACCACCATCCCGAGGTGGGTCAGGACGTAGCCGATGCGGTTCATGCCGCCCTTGCGCGCCGCGACCAGCGTCTCGCCGTCGCGCTGCTTGATGCGGGCCTTGTAGCCCAGGTGCTGCAGCAGGCCGCGGGCACGGTTGGCGACCTCGTCGCCGCCCATCGGGGTCTCGAACTGGCGCGAGTGGGCGAAGGCCTTGAGCGACTTCTCCTGCGCGTTGAGGCGGAAGCTCTTGATGTCGCGCAGGAACCCCGGCGTGTTGCGGATCAGGCAGGCGCTGGTGGAGGCCAGCAGGAACAGCAGGATCGCCACGAACCAGCTCGCCGAGTAGACGTCGTAGAGCTTCAGCGCCTTGAACACCTCGAACCAGTACGGGCCGAATTCGATCAGGTAGTCGTTGAACGGCTGGTTCTGCTTGAGCACGGTGCCGATCACCGACGCGATCGCGAGGATCGAGAGCAGCGCGATCGCCAGGTTCATCGACGTGAGCCAGGTGTACAGGCGCGAGACGAGGCTGCGGCGGCGTTTGCGGGCGGTTTGGGCCTGGGAAGTCATCGGCTAGCCTTGGGATTCGGGACGAATGTCGGCGTGCGGTCGACCGACACCCCGCGTCGGGGTGCCGGCCGGTCTGCCGGGGATGGTGCGCCGGTCAGTCGAGCGTGGCGATGTGGGTCGCCAGGGCATCGATCTCCTCGCCGGAGAGCTCCGCGGCGACCGGCAGCATTAGGCCGCCCTGGCCGTGGGCGCGCTTGCCGGCGCGGTAGTCCTTGAGCGACTGGGCCACATAGGCGTTCGGCAGGCCGCGCAGGGCGGGGAAGCCGGCCGGCTGGTTGCCGTGACCCTCGGCGCCGTGGCATGCCGCGCAGGCAGGCACTCCCTCACGGCCATGGGCGTAGAGCGTGGCACCCATGGCGGAGCCCTCGCTGGCCGGATTGGCGACCTTGCGCTCCTGGGCGGCGTAGTAGGCGGCGATATCCAGGATCTGCTGGTCCGTCAGCCCTGAAGCCTGACCATTCATGATGGCGTTCTCGCGTTCGCCGCTGCGGTAGGCCTCGAGCTGCGCGGCGATATACTTGGCCGGCTGGCCGGCGAGCGAGGGGAATGCCGGCGTGGGGCTGTTGCCCTTGGCGCCGTGGCAGCCGGCGCAGGTCTGGGTCGCCTCGCGACCGGCCTTGATCGAGCCGGCTTCCTCGGTCTTCGCTTGGGCCGTGCCGGCAAGGAAGGTCAGCCCCAGAAGCATGCCGGCAGTGAAACGGCCGCGACGCGGCGGGTGAATTGCATTCATCATGACTAGCTTTCTCGTTGTGGTTTCGCTGAAGGCCGGCCCTGGCCGAGAAAAACGACCCGTAATCAAACCGCATAAGTCTCTCGCTTGCAACCTCGCCGCGTGGCAGGATGCCTGCCGGGAAACACCGGTTTAGCGCCGCCCACCCCGACCAGCCCAGCCTATGGCTCAGCAAAACGCTCAGGATCGATCCGCATGACCGAAGACGCTTTCGCGGCGAGCCGCCGCCTGTTCGACGCCGCCACCTTTATCAAGAGCGCCCCGCGCCTGGCCGACATCGGCGCGGACGCCGGTGCCGAGGTTGCCTTCGCCGGGCGATCGAATGCCGGCAAGTCCACCGCGCTCAATGCGTTGGTGGGGCAGAAGGCGCTGGCGCGCACCTCGCGCACGCCCGGGCGTACGCAGATGATCAACCTGTTCGGTCTCGGCGGCGAGAAGGAGGACGCGCACTACCGGCTGGTCGATCTGCCCGGCTACGGCTTCGCCAAGGTGCCCCAGGCGGTGCGGCGCCAGTGGGGCGAGGCGATGGGGCAGTATTTCGCGGAGCGCCAGTCGCTGGTCGGCGTGGTGGTGATCATGGACATCCGCCACCCGGCCAAGGAGCTCGACCAGCAGATGCTCGACTACGCCGCCGCCCGTGGCCTGCCGGTGCTTGCCCTGCTGACCAAGGCCGACAAGCTCGGTTTCGGCAAGATCAAGCAGACGGTCGCCCGTCTCGAGCGCGAGCACCCGCTGCCCAACGGCCAGTGGATGGCGTTCTCCGGTACCAAGAACACCAACGTCCGCGAGGCGCGCGCGGTGATCGCCGACTGGTTGATGTCGGCCGGCTGAAGCGCCGGATCGGGGCTATCCCAGCGACAGGTCGGCGACCACCGGCAGATGGTCGGAGATGCGTGGCACGATCGGGTCGCGCACCGCGGTGAGCGCATGCGCGTGCAGCGGCCCGCGGATCCAGACCTGGTCGAGTGGCAGCAGGGGCCGGGCGGCCGGAAAGCTGCGCCGGGGCGGCAGGCGGGTGATCTTGCGATGCAGCACCCGCAGGCTGCGCGCCCGCGGCAGCCACTCGTTGAAGTCGCCGGCGAGCACCAGCGGCTCGTCGTCCGGCAGGCGTTCGAGGGCCTCGGCCAGCCGCCGGCCCTGTTCGCGGCGTTCGACCATCCCCAGCCCCAGATGTACCGCCCAGCAATGCAGCGTGGCCTCGGGTAGCGACACCCGGGCGCGCAGCGCCTGACGCGGCTCGCGCTCGGCGTGCGACAGCTCCAGCGGTGGCTCGGGATGGATGGGCCAGCGCGAGACGATCAGGTTGCCGAAGTTGGTGGTCTCGCCGGGGCGGTGAGCGCAGCCGCGTTCGTGCGTGGGAGCGAACAACCAATGCGGCAGATGCGTGGACAGGGCCTTGAGCAGCCGGTCGTTGCCGGGCTCGTCGGTCAGGTTGGCCTCCTGCAGCGCGACGATGTCGGGGTTTAGCAGGCGGATGACGCGGGCGGTGCGCTCAGGCGTGTAGCGTCCCCGGTGGTCGATGCAGCTGTGGATATTCCAGGTGACCACGCGGAGCCGGCGTGTGGACTCGATAGCGCGGGTCATGAGGTGCCCGAGGCCTGCTCCCGTAGCGCGAGCCAGCGCGATAGCCCCCAGCCGATGCCGATGAACAGGGCGGTCAGCAGCGCCAGCACGCCAATGGTGGCTGCGCTCGGTTCGAGCACGGTGCGCAGCAACTGGTCGGAGAAGATCGTCAGGGCGGCGGTGCCGGGGACCAGACCGGCAAGGCTGCCGATCAGGAAGTCGCGGAACCGGATGCGGGTGGCGCCGGCCACCAGGTTGACCACGGTGAACGGGGCCAGCGGGATCAGTCGCAGGGAGAAGACGGTCAGGATGCCGCGGCGCGCCAGTCGCCGCGAAAGTTCGTCGAGCCGCTTGCCGGCCAGCCGTCGCAGCGCCTCACTGCCGAGGAAGTGCCCGGTGACGAAGCCGAGCAGCGCGGCGAGGGTCAGGGCCCCGTAGGCCAGCCCGAAGCCCGTCCAGGCGCCGAACAGCAGCGCCGCGACCACGACCACCGGCGTGGCCGGCAATCCGAGCAGCAAGCCGACAATCGCCAGCCCCAGGAACAGCCAGGTACCGCCGGGCGTCTCGCGCAGATCGCCCAGTCGAGCCAGCAGATCGCCGGGCGAGATCGACTCGCCGAGCGGCGTGAACTTGAGCAGCCCGGCGGTGATCACGGTCAGGGCGATCAGCACGGCGAAGGCGGCGGCCTTGCGGCGCAGCGGGCGGCGCGCCTTCTTCTCGATGAACATGTCGATGAGTTCCTCGGGTGGGCGCGCGTGTTCGGGGTCGATGACGGCCGCGCCGGGTATCTGCCGGTCGATCTCGGGGTCGAGCGTGATGCGCAGCGGCTCCAGCCAGCGATCTTCGCCCGGTCGATTGAGGTGGTCGATGGCTGCGGCAACGCTGCCGGCCTCGCGCTCGGCGCGTGCCACCGCCTCCGGGCGGCAGCCCAGGTGTTCGCCCAGCAACTCGTGGCGCATGGAGGCAATCGCCCGGCGCGCCTCGTCACGGTCTCCCAGCAGCGAGAGGTTGAGCTCGCTGTCGAAGCCCATCGAGCGGTTGGAGGTATTGGCCGAGCCGAGATTGATGTGGCGGTCGTCACCGATCACCAGCTTGGAATGCAGGCTGACCATGTCCGGCTCCAGCCCGACGACGGCGGGGTAGAACAGCCGCAGCCGGCCGTGGCGGTCGGCCTCGCGCAACCGCTCGATCAGCCGGGCGCGCAGCACGTCCATGGTCAGGCGTTCCAGCCAGCCATCCTTTTCCCGCGGCAGTAGCACGATCACCTCGGGGCCGGTCTCGGCCTCGAGCGAGGCGATCAGCGCATCACCGATGCGATGGCTGGTGAAGTACTGGTTCTCGATGTAGATGCACTCGCGTGCCTCGTCGATCAGCCGGCACAGGGTGGTCTCGATCTCGCGCGCCTCGGGCTGGTCGCGCCAAGCCGGCAGTGTGCGACAGATGCCGACCGTGGCCTGCTCGAGCGTCACGCTCACTCGGTCTGCGGGCCACGGCGGTTCGCCGGCCGGCAGGGCCGGCGGGCCGAGCCGTTCGCCGGTGGCGCGTTGCCAGCGTTCGCGTGCCAGCTCGCCCAGGTCGCGGCAGATGGGCCCGGTCACGGCGAAGGCGAGGTCGTGGAACGGCGGGTAGGGCTGACCATCGGGGTCGCGGCGCGCCGGATCGTCGGCGGCGTGATCGCGATGATCCCAGCGCCACTTGGACGGGTCGAAGCCGCCGACCATCGCCGTCCGGTCGTCGATCACCAGCAGTTTCTGGTGCTGCGAGGCGCCGACCGGGTGTTCGCCGTCGTAGCGCACGCGCAGACGCGGATGGCGCGCCAACGGGCGGGCGAACAGCGGCAGCCATTCGCGCTCGAAGGCATAGATCATCGCGAAATCCCACGGCAGCAGGTGGATCGTCAGACCCGGGTTCTGCTCCAGCGCTCGATGCAGCACCGCCGTGAGATGTTCGGGCGCCCGGTTGCTCTCGGCCGGGCGGCGCATTTGCACGCGGCTGTCGACGTCCCAGCAGAGAATGATGGCCTGCTGACGGGCCTGCGCGACGAGGTCCGCGAATGCCGGGAACCAGTTCTCGCCGTCGACGACCAGGCCCAGGCGGTCGGCCCGGCCCAGACGCCAGAATCCGCCGGACGCTTCTGTCGCGGTCACCGTGTCGGGTTTCTGGTGCGGCATGCGTGTTGTCGGTCTCCTGTATCGGTCAAACGGTCATGCGCGGATGCCTAGAGGCTAGTCCACGCGCCGGGTCCCGTTCACATGGGGCTGTTCATGTCGTCAGCAGTGCCCACCAGGTCAGCGCGGCGATCAGGCACCAGAGGACCGGTAGAGCCAGTAGTGGGGCCGGGTGGCGCAGGCGACTCATCAGCAACAGCCCGATCGTGCTTATGGCGGTGGGAGTGGGGGCGAGGCCAAACAGTTCCAGCGCCGCCAGCGAGCGCCCCAGTGCGATCAGAAGCAGGGGGTGTCCCAGCAGTCCCCACAGCGTCAGCGCTAGGCCGATGTGGGCGCGCCGCCCCCTCCGGTCGATGGCCAGGCCGGGGCCGAGGA
This genomic interval carries:
- a CDS encoding endonuclease/exonuclease/phosphatase family protein, with product MTRAIESTRRLRVVTWNIHSCIDHRGRYTPERTARVIRLLNPDIVALQEANLTDEPGNDRLLKALSTHLPHWLFAPTHERGCAHRPGETTNFGNLIVSRWPIHPEPPLELSHAEREPRQALRARVSLPEATLHCWAVHLGLGMVERREQGRRLAEALERLPDDEPLVLAGDFNEWLPRARSLRVLHRKITRLPPRRSFPAARPLLPLDQVWIRGPLHAHALTAVRDPIVPRISDHLPVVADLSLG
- a CDS encoding VTT domain-containing protein; protein product: MPHQKPDTVTATEASGGFWRLGRADRLGLVVDGENWFPAFADLVAQARQQAIILCWDVDSRVQMRRPAESNRAPEHLTAVLHRALEQNPGLTIHLLPWDFAMIYAFEREWLPLFARPLARHPRLRVRYDGEHPVGASQHQKLLVIDDRTAMVGGFDPSKWRWDHRDHAADDPARRDPDGQPYPPFHDLAFAVTGPICRDLGELARERWQRATGERLGPPALPAGEPPWPADRVSVTLEQATVGICRTLPAWRDQPEAREIETTLCRLIDEARECIYIENQYFTSHRIGDALIASLEAETGPEVIVLLPREKDGWLERLTMDVLRARLIERLREADRHGRLRLFYPAVVGLEPDMVSLHSKLVIGDDRHINLGSANTSNRSMGFDSELNLSLLGDRDEARRAIASMRHELLGEHLGCRPEAVARAEREAGSVAAAIDHLNRPGEDRWLEPLRITLDPEIDRQIPGAAVIDPEHARPPEELIDMFIEKKARRPLRRKAAAFAVLIALTVITAGLLKFTPLGESISPGDLLARLGDLRETPGGTWLFLGLAIVGLLLGLPATPVVVVAALLFGAWTGFGLAYGALTLAALLGFVTGHFLGSEALRRLAGKRLDELSRRLARRGILTVFSLRLIPLAPFTVVNLVAGATRIRFRDFLIGSLAGLVPGTAALTIFSDQLLRTVLEPSAATIGVLALLTALFIGIGWGLSRWLALREQASGTS